In one window of Aphidius gifuensis isolate YNYX2018 linkage group LG4, ASM1490517v1, whole genome shotgun sequence DNA:
- the LOC122854954 gene encoding chymotrypsin-2-like produces the protein MLQNIYCSIMLSTIIIAFGVIETFVGGHALFQTRILGGENASDGEFPYMVSLRRDGLHFCGGAIISPRHILTAAHCFVGKADPPYITNLTVVSGAVKKRYHGQSHNVLKVTVHPNFTRGFEARWRDDIAVLTVSQKIVVNNRQSSIPLPTQDTPGDVTAVLTGWGQLSSTDFIEPDVLQKRHVRILKNKDCNDKNSRMLDSQICGYDGEGTGFCNGDSGSPLVYNDEVVGIVSFSVLCGLGYPDLYTRVYHYLDFIRSAM, from the exons ATGTTACAGAATATATATTGTAGCATCATGTTGAGTACAATTATCATTGCTTTTGGAGTAATTGAAACATTTGTTGGAG GTCATGCTTTATTTCAAACGAGAATTTTGGGTGGTGAAAATGCATCAGATGGTGAATTCCCTTATATGGTATCATTGAGAAGAGATGGTTTACATTTTTGCGGAGGTGCAATTATCAGCCCCAG GCATATCCTTACCGCAGCTCATTGTTTTGTTGGGAAAGCTGATCCACCATACATAACGAATTTAACCGTCGTGTCTGGTGCGGTAAAGAAGCGATATCATGGTCAATCTCACAATGTCTTGAAAGTCACAGTGCACCCAAATTTCACAAGAGGTTTTGAAGCCCGATGGCGTGATGATATCGCTGTTCTGACT GTATCACAAAAAATTGTTGTCAACAACCGACAATCGTCAATTCCATTGCCAACACAAGACACCCCTGGCGATGTCACAGCTGTTTTGACTGGATGGGGACAGCTCTCATCTACTGATTTTATCGAACCAGACGTTCTTCAAAAACGCCATGTCAGAATTCTCAAAAATAAAGATTGTAATGACAAAAATTCTAGAATGTTAGACAGTCAAATTTGTGGTTATGATGGAGAAGGAACTGGTTTTTGTAAT GGAGATAGTGGAAGTCCTTTGGTGTACAACGATGAAGTAGTTGGAATCGTATCTTTTTCTGTTCTCTGTGGACTTGGATATCCAGATTTATACACAAGAGTTTATCATTACCTCGATTTCATTAGAAGTGCAATGTAA